The DNA segment GGCAGGCTGATAATAATGCAGGTTGAGAAGCATAACGTGAATGTGTACCCCATGTTTCGAATCCTCATGGTACTAGATGTCTTTGAGCATGCCTACTACATAGACTATAAAAACGAGAGAGCAAAGTTCGTTGAGGCCTTCTGGAAGATAGTAAACTGGGATGCTGTAAACAAGAGGCTAGAAGAAGCACTAAAATAGTTCTTCAGTTTATCGTACGTTCTAATTCTTTTCTTTTTAGTCAAGAATGAAAGCAGAGCTGGAGCTGCAAGGTGGTCATGTTCCTAGGAAGTCTCGATCGCCATTCCTTAAATAACGTGAAACGTAACCAAGTAGAGTAATATTAGGCGTACGAAGCCCTAGAGCCCCACGATGAAGCCTCAGCCTTAACCACCCCCTCGCGGCGCCCTCATTAAACGTATCTAACAAGAACGAAGAATGTATCACGAAATTCGGCCTAGGCCTTGCGCTCCCACGCAATTGATGATGCCCATAGAGGTAGGCATCATTAATAGCATTAATGACGGGCACAAGCGCGAGAGGCAAGATCTGCATGATGATGGCGCGGCGCTCAGCCTACTGCTACCTATGTTCCTTCTCATCCCCTCCTCAAGATACTCTTAGCCCCCGTTGATCTATTTAATCCTCGCCTGCCTATTGAGCTTCTTAGTCTGCCAACTGTACTTACGGAGTTTGCTGCTTCTGCCGAAACCACAGGCAGCGCAGTACCGCTTAGTTATGTTGAATGAGTGGCGTCCGCACCTCCTACATACGATATGGGTCCTTCCGCGTCCATGCTTCCCGAAGGAAGTAGTTCCTTTAACCAAGGGCCCACCCTATATGGCTGGAGAGACTAAGACGACGTTGTCCCCTCTAATTAGTACGAGGCCTAGCTTCCTTACCTCACCGTTATGCCTCAGCTCCTCAGCTCCTTCTAAGACTATGTTTAGGTGTTGGTCGAAGCTCCTTAATCTTCCTCTAAGCTCTCTTCCACCTTTCAGCTTAATGAGGACAGCATTACCAAGCGAAGCGTTTAGGAGGCTAACAGTAGTTAGCTCAGCCATTACGCTACCAAGCCACTCTAGAGCAGTTTTCGATATAAAGCTTTTGATTAGCCTCTCGATTAAGCAGTTAGCCTTGAGCAAGGGTGTTTCTCGGTGCCACCGCGTCGGCACGCCTTGAGTAAGAGGGACATCAGGGCCCTCCTAGAGAGAGCTAGGAGAGAGCTCCCTAGGCTCTTTATCGACGAGGCGGCGAGCCTAAGCAACTGGGAGTTAGTTAAGACGCGCGAGATCAAGGTGTTTATTAAGGACGGCGTCCCATTCTTCATTGAGCTCGAGGGGAGGTTGATACCTTCGATATACGCAGCTGAGGCTTGTAAGTACCCTAAGGTAGTAGTGGACACTGGAGCCATCTATCCTATAGTGAGGGGGGCTGACGTAATGGCCCCTGGAGTAAGGGTGATAGAGGGCTCTATGGAGGCTGGGGACGTAATGGCAATAGCTGAAGAGGGAGGGGGGAGGGTTATAGCAGTAGGGGTAGCCTTAATGAGCAGGAAGGAGGTTCTTGAGGCTAAGAGAGGTAGAGCGCTGAGGGTTCTTCATAGAGTAGGTGACGAGGCATGGAAGTTAGGCTCCCCCAGCCACCTAGGGGCGCTTGCTAAGTAAGGTTTAAATAAAGGCCGAGCGAAGGAAAACTGCCTGCTTCTACGCTCCGCTAAGGTGTTAGGCGTGAGGGTAGTTAGAACCGGGACTACGACTATAGGGATAGTATGTAGCGACGGCGTCGTGCTAGCTACGGATAGGAGGGTTACATCCGGCTTCTTCATAGCTAACAAGAGGGGGAGGAAGATATATAGGATTGAGGAGCACATAGCAGCTACGATCGCGGGAGTAGTAGCTGATGCTCAGATGTTAATGGATAGGCTTAGTGCTCAGGCTAGGCTCTATAGGTTAGCGAGCGGTAGGCGCATTAGCGTTAAAGCAGCTGCTACCCTAGCCTCCAATATACTCTTCGGGTCTCGACCATTCCCGCTAGTGCTTCAGGCCATAGTGGCAGGGGTGGATGACGAAGGGCCTAGCATGTTTAGCCTAGACTTCTTTGGGACATTGACTAAGGAGCGCTACATAGCAACTGGGTCTGGCTCTCCGATGGCCCTGGGTGTGCTAGAGGGAGGCTACAGAGAGGGGATGAAGATAGGCGACGCTCTACCATTAGTGTGTAGGGCG comes from the Candidatus Nezhaarchaeota archaeon genome and includes:
- a CDS encoding 50S ribosomal protein L37e, with the protein product MVKGTTSFGKHGRGRTHIVCRRCGRHSFNITKRYCAACGFGRSSKLRKYSWQTKKLNRQARIK
- a CDS encoding LSm family protein, producing the protein MAELTTVSLLNASLGNAVLIKLKGGRELRGRLRSFDQHLNIVLEGAEELRHNGEVRKLGLVLIRGDNVVLVSPAI
- the psmB gene encoding archaeal proteasome endopeptidase complex subunit beta, translating into MRVVRTGTTTIGIVCSDGVVLATDRRVTSGFFIANKRGRKIYRIEEHIAATIAGVVADAQMLMDRLSAQARLYRLASGRRISVKAAATLASNILFGSRPFPLVLQAIVAGVDDEGPSMFSLDFFGTLTKERYIATGSGSPMALGVLEGGYREGMKIGDALPLVCRAIASSMRWDPASGEGFDVAVITERGIEEKAGEDLLKAYSI